Proteins from a single region of Shinella zoogloeoides:
- a CDS encoding methylated-DNA--[protein]-cysteine S-methyltransferase → MTGKTHYLIFDTAGGPCGIAWTAAGVVRFQLPGEDAATTRRLLLRHLPEAEAAEPPPAVARAVAAAQRYFAGEEADFTDVPLDLAGQSDFFLSVYDAARRLHWGETTTYGTLARDLGAGPEMAREVGQAMAKNPVALIIPCHRVLAAGGKVGGFSAPGGSSSKLKMLALEGISFAPPEPAQQSFGF, encoded by the coding sequence ATGACCGGCAAGACCCACTATCTGATCTTCGACACCGCGGGCGGCCCCTGCGGCATCGCCTGGACGGCGGCCGGCGTCGTGCGCTTCCAGCTTCCCGGCGAGGACGCCGCCACCACGCGCCGCCTGCTGCTGCGCCACCTGCCGGAGGCGGAAGCGGCTGAGCCGCCGCCCGCCGTTGCAAGGGCCGTCGCCGCCGCGCAACGCTATTTCGCGGGCGAGGAGGCCGATTTCACCGACGTCCCGCTCGACCTTGCCGGCCAGAGCGACTTCTTCCTGTCGGTCTACGATGCGGCGCGCCGCCTGCACTGGGGCGAGACGACGACCTACGGCACGCTCGCCCGCGACCTCGGCGCCGGCCCGGAAATGGCGCGCGAAGTGGGGCAGGCCATGGCGAAGAACCCCGTCGCCCTCATCATCCCCTGCCACCGCGTTCTTGCCGCCGGCGGCAAGGTCGGCGGTTTTTCGGCTCCCGGCGGCTCGTCCTCCAAGCTGAAGATGCTGGCGCTGGAGGGCATTTCCTTCGCCCCGCCGGAGCCGGCGCAGCAATCGTTCGGGTTCTAG
- a CDS encoding ATP-dependent nuclease, giving the protein MYLKNIKLRSFRSFDQGDIELQRDLTVFVGENNGGKSNAIDAVRLLTTPLGGRREIYCESTDVRFQSATTYFELEGCFADLSTGQQGRFISAATDASLAQARFGLRFDGARSGIKPVLWAGKEGNSAEPGCHEMVRHVYLPPLRDAKRSLASGNPTRIMALLNHFLEGTTPAQLAKELARTHSHDVLVKVDGAVEKGLSALTSGVRRQTASLGFATDEALVDIARDLRFKLADHGVDPEDLRYSGHGYANLLFMAIIAVELEKVRSADLTLFLVEEPEAHLHPQLQAAVLAFLRDQAEQSRKDAPADHAPSGELQVIVATHSPNLSAWVNSDRLVVFKSVVASAEPTPVGEATIEPAVADAAVIGSGLGADHTETDVAGTDGLTAAMTAAALRRSTRCIPLSLMPLDALERRKVDRYLDVTKAALLFGGRVLLVEGIAEALLLPAIAKHHTLKDHPDQLRLFRSTVFVPIDGVDFSPYATLLLTTVNGARIADRVVILTDGDKGTGDSDDDDEEELPSDTAEKVLDSPASEEDAPVVSDEDNVADAQEPPIPGEMRKAALMSLASSLGASEHLAAVTSIYSLETELLEAGNSAILRKAYLTLHPRSKKKWDNAVAFSGDERAKKIHEIFKKTRKGDFAQILARLIEDGDAFVVPAYIAKAIEEVVVP; this is encoded by the coding sequence ATGTATCTCAAGAATATAAAGCTCAGAAGCTTTCGCTCGTTCGATCAAGGTGACATCGAACTTCAGAGAGATTTGACCGTTTTCGTGGGCGAAAACAACGGGGGCAAAAGCAACGCGATCGACGCAGTTCGCCTGCTTACAACGCCTCTTGGTGGACGGCGGGAAATTTATTGCGAGTCGACAGACGTTCGCTTTCAGAGCGCGACTACCTATTTTGAGTTGGAAGGGTGCTTCGCAGACCTTTCAACGGGGCAGCAAGGCCGCTTCATTTCGGCCGCCACGGACGCGTCGTTGGCTCAGGCACGTTTCGGGCTGCGTTTCGATGGGGCTCGATCGGGCATCAAGCCGGTGCTTTGGGCTGGCAAGGAAGGAAATTCGGCCGAACCAGGCTGCCACGAGATGGTTCGGCATGTTTACTTGCCGCCGCTGCGCGATGCGAAACGCTCTCTGGCGTCCGGCAATCCTACACGGATCATGGCACTCCTAAATCACTTCCTAGAAGGGACGACGCCGGCTCAGCTCGCGAAAGAACTCGCGCGCACCCACTCGCACGATGTCCTCGTCAAAGTAGACGGTGCAGTCGAGAAGGGTCTGTCAGCCCTTACGTCGGGGGTTCGCCGACAAACAGCTTCGCTCGGGTTCGCGACGGACGAAGCCTTGGTGGATATCGCCCGAGACCTGAGATTCAAGCTCGCCGACCACGGCGTTGATCCCGAAGACCTTCGGTACTCTGGACACGGATACGCAAATCTCCTGTTCATGGCGATCATCGCTGTAGAGCTTGAGAAGGTCCGATCAGCCGACCTCACGCTGTTCCTCGTGGAGGAGCCAGAGGCGCATCTCCATCCCCAGCTTCAGGCGGCCGTCCTTGCCTTCTTGAGAGACCAGGCAGAGCAATCGCGCAAAGACGCGCCGGCCGACCACGCTCCATCCGGAGAGCTCCAGGTGATCGTCGCGACGCATTCGCCAAACCTTTCGGCGTGGGTCAACAGCGACCGACTTGTCGTGTTTAAGTCCGTCGTGGCGAGCGCCGAGCCGACGCCGGTTGGCGAAGCAACCATCGAGCCGGCCGTTGCCGACGCGGCGGTCATCGGAAGTGGGCTGGGAGCGGACCATACTGAGACCGACGTGGCGGGCACCGATGGGCTCACCGCCGCTATGACGGCGGCGGCACTTCGCAGGTCCACCCGCTGCATTCCCCTATCGCTGATGCCGCTGGATGCGCTGGAGCGCCGCAAGGTCGATCGCTACCTCGATGTCACCAAGGCGGCGCTGTTGTTTGGCGGACGTGTCTTGCTCGTGGAGGGGATTGCAGAAGCCCTTCTCCTCCCAGCCATCGCGAAGCATCATACGCTGAAGGACCATCCCGACCAACTTCGTCTGTTCAGATCAACGGTGTTTGTCCCAATCGACGGCGTCGATTTCAGCCCGTACGCGACGCTACTCCTGACGACAGTCAATGGAGCTCGCATAGCGGACCGCGTCGTCATCCTGACGGACGGTGACAAAGGAACGGGCGACAGCGACGATGACGATGAAGAGGAGCTGCCGAGCGACACCGCGGAAAAGGTCCTCGATAGCCCCGCTTCGGAAGAAGACGCGCCCGTGGTTTCCGACGAAGATAATGTGGCCGACGCGCAAGAGCCACCTATTCCGGGTGAGATGCGTAAGGCTGCATTGATGAGTCTGGCCAGCTCGCTCGGCGCGAGCGAGCATCTTGCAGCCGTCACGAGCATCTACTCGCTGGAGACCGAACTGCTGGAGGCGGGCAATTCCGCCATCCTTCGCAAGGCGTACCTGACGCTTCACCCAAGATCGAAAAAGAAGTGGGACAACGCCGTTGCGTTCAGCGGAGATGAACGTGCGAAGAAAATCCACGAGATATTCAAGAAGACCCGCAAGGGCGATTTCGCTCAGATTCTCGCTCGTTTGATCGAGGATGGCGACGCATTCGTGGTCCCCGCCTACATCGCGAAGGCCATTGAGGAGGTCGTCGTCCCGTGA
- a CDS encoding UvrD-helicase domain-containing protein, producing MTISSYAPTQEQQNVIDHAGTAFVTACPGAGKTRTMVERARQLLNHPGDRRGVAFLSFTNAAVDELEARLRAFGVLPAPLFPSFIGTFDRFLWQFLIAPFGIPNCDQLPKLVPDKSNWEVKPPYDGAQALRLRCFDRATGKVIPILAKDEGFDVDKRQIAAHETSALSTIRRARSQGQIDFEDVRVCVRERLSDVAFAKRVGAALAARFREIIVDEAQDCNPADLEIVDWLRASGIRVKVICDPNQSIYEFRGGVTDELQRFAATFDATDRLPMSGNFRSSPAICAAIVTLRPPSSRSEPDKPLGPHRVDTTPVHILSYSGSAVSPAIGSAFRDLVEGLTIPLHLAPVLASTRASASKAIGQPTIEPTAHMTLLLAEAAMNYHFAFAVGNRRDALINLHRIVLLVQGRIGALGGYHSYLLSEGLEDGRWRPEIIALANGLRFDQADTVDQWLARARSLLVPGLVVNSTINQRLRGHADLTTALARAPTNSSPARTIHSVKGQEFPGVCVVMTTKTAGAIIDLLEGQTSTGADEEARKIYVGASRAERLLAIAVPKSRAARLQTLLVNGGCEVSLHQI from the coding sequence GTGACCATCTCCTCGTATGCTCCGACCCAAGAGCAGCAGAACGTCATCGATCACGCTGGCACGGCGTTTGTAACCGCCTGCCCTGGCGCGGGTAAGACCAGGACGATGGTCGAGCGCGCCCGTCAGTTGCTAAATCATCCAGGCGACCGACGCGGTGTCGCGTTCCTGTCGTTCACAAACGCCGCGGTCGACGAACTGGAGGCACGCCTCCGCGCCTTCGGCGTGCTCCCGGCGCCGTTGTTTCCGAGTTTCATAGGAACGTTCGATCGATTTCTCTGGCAGTTTTTGATCGCACCATTCGGCATTCCCAATTGCGATCAATTGCCGAAGCTTGTCCCCGACAAGAGCAATTGGGAGGTGAAGCCTCCCTACGACGGCGCTCAGGCGCTCCGGTTGCGTTGCTTTGATCGCGCGACGGGCAAGGTAATTCCCATTCTCGCGAAGGACGAGGGTTTCGACGTCGACAAGCGCCAGATCGCAGCGCATGAGACCAGCGCACTCTCAACGATCAGACGTGCGCGAAGCCAGGGCCAAATTGACTTCGAAGATGTCCGTGTCTGCGTCCGTGAAAGACTGTCCGACGTGGCCTTCGCGAAGCGCGTCGGTGCCGCGCTCGCTGCCCGATTTCGGGAGATCATTGTCGACGAAGCGCAGGACTGTAACCCTGCCGATCTTGAGATTGTTGATTGGCTGCGGGCATCTGGGATCAGAGTGAAGGTCATCTGCGACCCCAACCAGTCTATCTACGAATTCCGGGGCGGCGTGACCGACGAACTTCAACGGTTCGCCGCGACGTTCGACGCAACGGATCGTTTGCCAATGAGCGGCAATTTCAGATCCAGCCCGGCAATCTGTGCGGCGATCGTGACGCTGCGACCGCCGTCATCGCGCTCCGAGCCAGACAAACCGTTAGGCCCGCATCGAGTCGATACAACGCCGGTACATATCCTGTCGTACAGCGGAAGCGCGGTCTCTCCGGCTATCGGCTCAGCCTTCCGGGACCTCGTTGAGGGGCTGACCATCCCCCTACACCTCGCGCCAGTTCTAGCATCCACGCGGGCCAGTGCTTCAAAAGCCATCGGTCAGCCGACGATTGAGCCGACCGCCCACATGACGCTCCTTTTGGCGGAAGCGGCCATGAACTATCATTTCGCGTTCGCTGTAGGAAATCGTCGTGACGCACTCATCAACCTGCACCGCATCGTCCTGCTGGTTCAGGGCCGCATCGGTGCGTTGGGAGGCTATCACAGCTACCTTTTGAGCGAAGGGCTTGAGGACGGCCGCTGGCGTCCAGAGATCATCGCACTCGCCAATGGCCTTCGCTTCGACCAGGCCGATACAGTTGATCAATGGCTGGCCAGAGCGCGCAGCCTTCTCGTCCCTGGCCTCGTCGTAAACTCTACCATCAACCAGCGCCTCAGAGGGCACGCAGACCTGACGACGGCGCTTGCTCGCGCGCCGACAAATTCTTCGCCGGCCCGCACGATTCACTCCGTAAAGGGGCAGGAATTTCCCGGAGTGTGCGTAGTTATGACGACGAAGACCGCTGGCGCGATCATCGACCTCCTCGAAGGCCAAACCTCAACGGGCGCTGACGAAGAGGCCCGCAAGATCTACGTCGGAGCCTCGCGGGCGGAACGCCTGCTCGCTATCGCCGTCCCGAAGAGCCGGGCCGCGCGGCTCCAAACCCTTCTCGTCAATGGAGGTTGCGAGGTCAGCCTTCACCAAATCTGA
- a CDS encoding S1 family peptidase has product MTEKSAFQETYMRAAGAVAFVTIIDGKGDEGIGSAFHIGQGIFVTARHVIEGASIKEIATTKSARLSEEAGGKTAPPRRLEIIDGPHFGPDGLDVAVFRVDLGDAPLPAITVGQHTDASLGEDDLVLSDILVIGYPPIPFTTIPSQVVTLGQINAVVRVRHSPVLHFIASAMARGGFSGGAALDQSGTALGLVTESLGQGDMPVETGYMSLLSIEPAVDLAAEKFGFSTHGAYPGRYSDTLFAAKFSNPSSDSLSSFIYDASLYVYDDDRDLFVEINCTDEALLAEAIATFHAITPVTRNDVDDGYVLYIPNENPPAALLLDAGEAVAALFERSGYRRMASERSQWQLKA; this is encoded by the coding sequence ATGACCGAAAAAAGCGCGTTCCAAGAGACCTATATGCGAGCAGCAGGAGCCGTGGCGTTCGTCACCATCATTGATGGAAAGGGGGACGAGGGGATCGGCTCGGCGTTTCACATTGGCCAGGGAATTTTCGTCACGGCTCGGCATGTGATCGAAGGGGCCTCGATCAAAGAGATCGCGACGACAAAGTCGGCTCGTCTCAGTGAAGAAGCTGGTGGCAAGACTGCCCCGCCGCGCCGACTGGAGATTATCGACGGACCCCATTTTGGTCCTGATGGCCTCGACGTCGCGGTTTTCCGCGTCGATCTTGGCGACGCGCCGCTGCCAGCGATCACGGTCGGCCAGCACACGGACGCGTCGCTGGGAGAGGACGACCTCGTGCTGTCCGATATTCTCGTGATCGGCTATCCGCCGATCCCGTTCACGACGATTCCGAGCCAGGTTGTCACGCTTGGACAGATCAACGCCGTTGTGCGCGTGCGGCATTCTCCGGTGCTGCATTTCATCGCATCGGCCATGGCGCGCGGTGGGTTCAGCGGAGGAGCGGCGCTCGATCAGTCCGGCACGGCGCTGGGGCTGGTGACCGAGAGCCTGGGCCAGGGCGATATGCCGGTGGAGACCGGCTATATGAGTCTGTTGTCGATCGAGCCGGCGGTGGATCTCGCCGCGGAGAAGTTCGGATTCAGCACTCACGGCGCCTACCCCGGCCGCTATAGCGATACGCTGTTCGCGGCGAAGTTCTCGAACCCGTCCAGCGACTCACTCAGTTCGTTCATCTACGACGCAAGCCTGTACGTTTATGATGACGATCGCGACCTGTTCGTTGAAATCAACTGCACGGACGAAGCGCTGCTTGCAGAGGCCATCGCGACCTTCCATGCGATCACTCCGGTGACCCGCAACGACGTTGACGACGGATACGTTCTCTACATCCCCAATGAAAATCCCCCGGCGGCGCTGCTGCTTGACGCGGGAGAAGCTGTCGCAGCGCTATTCGAGCGGTCCGGCTATCGGCGGATGGCGTCAGAACGCAGCCAATGGCAGCTCAAGGCGTAG
- a CDS encoding HEPN/Toprim-associated domain-containing protein, which yields MGTEITLDVAGVSITYSKNHRGIDHGPIFQEQDRKAVKSDQLDYDWYEKEGEDPTPSEMAFTRQLRDVVPRLELLGFDLERVRREYDAVVQNWLEERQSLQDEEDGPVPDAMSFLEFMEFVNAHPLDRLDDTFISGSDDASEAKIRGRFAGMQLERFPFYRPYDSQAYSERTFFGGLIDILHPYSVLRMLADANGDAPVVWQYGPLVENGYAPEREFVPHARRTETFLIATEGSSDVHILKHALALMRPGIADFFRFIDVSESHPFSGTGNLVKFAEGLAKIDVQNQVVFVFDNDAEGLDAHQKLSTLTLPANMRRIMLPELDAFRAFPAEGPEGLHSSDINRRAAAIECYLDLEVGGHPPAKVLWTNYKKGLGIYQGALEFKESYIKEFLKQTPQTLRDGSYDVRKIEAVLDLLIAECTAMAVDQWDPAEVELREIY from the coding sequence TTGGGTACTGAGATTACGCTCGACGTTGCCGGGGTGTCGATTACGTACAGTAAAAACCACCGGGGAATTGATCACGGACCGATTTTTCAGGAACAAGATCGGAAGGCGGTCAAGAGTGATCAACTCGACTATGATTGGTACGAGAAGGAGGGCGAGGATCCCACACCTTCCGAAATGGCGTTCACACGGCAGCTCAGAGATGTCGTTCCCCGGCTAGAACTCCTGGGCTTTGATTTGGAGCGGGTACGGCGCGAATATGACGCCGTGGTACAAAACTGGCTTGAAGAGAGGCAGTCTCTTCAGGATGAGGAGGACGGGCCTGTTCCAGATGCGATGAGCTTTTTGGAGTTCATGGAGTTTGTGAACGCGCATCCGCTCGATCGTCTCGACGACACATTCATCTCTGGCTCAGACGACGCAAGCGAAGCGAAAATTCGAGGTCGCTTTGCTGGGATGCAGCTTGAGCGGTTTCCCTTTTATCGACCATACGATAGCCAGGCTTATTCGGAGCGGACCTTTTTTGGCGGCTTAATCGATATCCTGCACCCGTATTCGGTGCTGCGAATGTTGGCGGATGCAAACGGTGATGCGCCGGTCGTCTGGCAATATGGGCCGCTAGTCGAGAACGGCTATGCGCCCGAGCGCGAGTTCGTGCCGCACGCGCGTCGCACCGAGACGTTCCTGATCGCGACGGAAGGCAGCTCGGACGTGCATATCTTGAAGCACGCGCTCGCGCTAATGCGCCCAGGAATCGCGGATTTCTTTCGGTTTATCGACGTCAGCGAGAGCCATCCGTTTTCCGGCACTGGCAATCTGGTGAAGTTTGCCGAAGGCCTCGCGAAAATCGACGTCCAGAATCAGGTCGTCTTTGTTTTCGATAACGACGCCGAGGGGCTCGACGCCCATCAGAAGCTTTCGACGCTTACCCTTCCCGCCAACATGCGCCGGATAATGCTGCCCGAACTCGACGCGTTTCGCGCCTTTCCGGCTGAAGGACCCGAGGGCTTGCACAGCTCGGACATCAATCGTCGTGCTGCAGCGATCGAATGCTATCTCGATCTTGAGGTCGGCGGTCACCCGCCGGCCAAGGTGCTTTGGACCAACTACAAGAAGGGCCTCGGCATCTATCAAGGGGCGCTGGAATTCAAGGAGTCCTATATCAAGGAATTTTTGAAACAGACCCCTCAGACATTGCGCGATGGCTCATATGACGTTCGCAAGATTGAGGCGGTCCTTGATCTGCTTATTGCCGAATGTACGGCTATGGCTGTCGATCAGTGGGATCCGGCCGAGGTTGAACTGAGAGAAATCTACTGA
- a CDS encoding DUF4238 domain-containing protein — translation MRPFSTINPVRGDAGRTNRKHHFVSVTYMDGFTNDRGRVHVYRAEAPETPLPMQPSAIGYENYYYSQPLPEGGQENHRFEDLWSSIETVWPETVRALQARRLSPAISFNVQGMQAIMRARVPATRDRVALMLEAKLRSECKILEEMGALPPEYERYAGQFDTIPVGINPHETLLAMEREFKTFGDLCFRLGFEVLHNETDTAFLTSDNPVCSYNPKQTLITRRPYDHSGEVELIFPITARMLVRGTSKRGPANVISRHRTINDKQLVRRLNRTIAQFAYRMTIAQDRSSDDLVRAHAARVPTIQTDVRRNGKEVQIHVRDVFGPRPTLSQYIDTPEKAARLEAKLAAGKSEL, via the coding sequence GTGAGACCGTTCAGCACCATCAACCCGGTGCGCGGTGACGCTGGGCGAACGAACCGAAAGCATCACTTCGTCTCGGTCACCTACATGGACGGCTTCACCAACGACCGCGGGCGTGTCCATGTCTATCGCGCGGAAGCCCCAGAGACACCACTGCCCATGCAGCCTTCCGCCATCGGGTACGAAAACTACTATTACTCACAGCCGCTTCCCGAAGGGGGGCAGGAGAATCATCGCTTCGAAGATCTGTGGAGCTCCATCGAAACCGTATGGCCCGAGACAGTTCGCGCGTTACAGGCACGGCGGCTGTCGCCAGCGATCTCCTTCAATGTCCAAGGCATGCAAGCGATCATGCGCGCGCGCGTGCCTGCCACGCGCGACCGGGTCGCCTTGATGCTCGAAGCGAAGCTCCGTAGCGAATGCAAAATTCTCGAAGAAATGGGCGCCTTGCCACCGGAATATGAGCGCTACGCCGGCCAGTTCGACACCATACCCGTCGGCATCAACCCGCATGAAACTCTGTTGGCAATGGAAAGGGAGTTCAAGACATTCGGCGATCTCTGCTTCCGGCTTGGTTTCGAGGTTCTTCACAACGAGACCGACACAGCATTTCTGACGTCTGATAATCCGGTCTGTAGTTATAATCCGAAGCAAACACTGATTACGCGCAGGCCGTATGATCACTCTGGCGAGGTCGAGCTTATTTTCCCGATCACGGCACGGATGTTGGTGCGCGGTACGAGCAAACGAGGCCCGGCCAATGTCATCTCCCGTCATCGGACCATCAACGACAAGCAGTTGGTCCGCCGTCTCAATCGCACAATCGCTCAGTTTGCGTACCGGATGACCATTGCTCAGGATCGATCGAGCGACGATCTCGTGCGCGCGCATGCGGCCCGCGTTCCAACGATCCAGACGGACGTCCGGCGCAATGGCAAGGAGGTCCAGATCCATGTTCGGGACGTCTTTGGCCCTCGGCCGACGCTGTCCCAATATATCGACACGCCTGAGAAGGCTGCGCGTCTTGAGGCCAAGTTGGCCGCTGGAAAGAGCGAACTGTAG
- a CDS encoding mobile mystery protein B translates to MSDPLFEGDDDGNTPLEAEEREQLIPSYITTRDELNEAELANIADAVRWVGRRKRKVLDQGFLNELHKQMYGDVWKWAGTYRTTARNIGIDAYRIPVEYYQTIDDAKYWVEHSTFPPDEIAIRFSHRVVAIHPYPNGNGRFSRMIGDLLAVELGQPRFTWGQVNLVDPSATRKEYIAALKAADAGDYGPLLAFARS, encoded by the coding sequence ATGAGCGATCCGCTTTTTGAGGGTGACGATGACGGGAACACGCCGCTCGAAGCCGAGGAACGCGAACAGCTCATTCCATCCTACATTACGACGCGCGATGAACTGAACGAAGCGGAGCTCGCCAACATCGCCGACGCCGTGCGCTGGGTCGGGCGGCGAAAGCGGAAGGTGCTGGACCAGGGCTTTTTGAACGAGCTGCACAAACAGATGTATGGCGATGTCTGGAAGTGGGCGGGCACGTATCGCACGACGGCGCGCAACATCGGCATCGATGCCTATCGCATCCCGGTCGAATATTATCAGACGATCGACGACGCGAAATACTGGGTCGAGCACTCCACGTTTCCGCCGGATGAAATCGCCATCCGGTTCAGCCACCGGGTTGTTGCGATCCACCCCTATCCCAACGGGAACGGCCGCTTCTCTCGCATGATCGGCGATCTGCTCGCGGTCGAACTCGGTCAGCCGCGCTTCACCTGGGGTCAGGTCAATCTCGTCGATCCGTCTGCAACGCGAAAGGAGTATATCGCGGCGCTTAAGGCCGCCGATGCGGGCGACTACGGCCCCTTGCTCGCGTTCGCTCGCTCGTGA
- a CDS encoding mobile mystery protein A, which produces MSDKQAKLARKNLDKRLSPLRAERILTPSRGWTKAIREALGMTTRQLAERMGVAPSRVPAIEKAEATGAITLKTLRETAEALDCQLVYAFVPTKPLDDILFDQAERKVRNELAHLNHTMRLENQAVSVEDLEGQKRRIVADYLAHFSRKLWDKE; this is translated from the coding sequence ATGAGCGACAAGCAAGCCAAACTCGCCAGAAAGAACCTCGACAAGCGACTTTCTCCGCTGCGAGCCGAGCGCATTTTGACGCCCTCGCGCGGCTGGACGAAAGCCATTCGGGAGGCTCTGGGCATGACGACGCGCCAGCTCGCCGAGCGCATGGGCGTGGCTCCGTCGCGTGTGCCTGCTATCGAGAAGGCGGAAGCCACCGGTGCGATCACCCTCAAGACCTTGCGCGAGACAGCCGAAGCGCTCGACTGTCAGCTCGTCTATGCCTTCGTCCCGACCAAGCCTCTCGACGACATTCTCTTCGATCAAGCCGAGCGCAAGGTGAGGAACGAACTCGCGCATCTCAATCATACGATGCGCCTCGAAAACCAGGCGGTGAGCGTGGAAGACCTTGAGGGGCAAAAGCGTCGCATCGTCGCCGACTATCTCGCGCATTTCTCGCGCAAGCTGTGGGACAAGGAATGA